In a single window of the Candidatus Caldatribacterium sp. genome:
- a CDS encoding energy-coupling factor transporter ATPase encodes MISFENVHFWYGDEEETEATSVLRGISCVLREGEFVVLLGRNGSGKSTLAKHCNGLLLPKRGFVFVDGMDTKDPSVLWEIRRRVGLVFQNPDNQLVATTVEEDVAFGPENLGLPPEEIRKRVDEALERVGMAEYKKREPHTLSGGQKQRVAIAGVLAMRPKYLVLDEATAMLDPEGRQELLELLQELRQEVGILHITHNVEEALLADRVLVIDEGRIVAEGHPREVFLVGKDIERWGLELPQIVDVALLLWKDYPDLFKALPLSPDELVDALCSYS; translated from the coding sequence ATGATTTCCTTTGAAAACGTCCATTTCTGGTATGGGGATGAAGAAGAGACCGAAGCTACGTCTGTGCTCCGGGGGATTTCCTGTGTCCTTCGTGAGGGGGAGTTTGTTGTTCTTTTAGGGCGCAACGGTTCCGGGAAGTCAACCCTTGCCAAACACTGCAACGGACTTCTCCTCCCTAAAAGGGGTTTCGTTTTTGTCGATGGAATGGACACTAAGGATCCATCGGTCCTTTGGGAAATTCGAAGGAGAGTCGGTCTTGTTTTCCAAAACCCTGATAATCAGCTCGTAGCGACGACGGTTGAAGAGGATGTTGCCTTTGGTCCTGAGAACTTAGGACTTCCCCCCGAGGAAATCCGAAAAAGAGTCGACGAAGCTCTCGAGAGAGTAGGAATGGCCGAGTACAAGAAGCGCGAACCCCATACCCTTTCTGGTGGTCAGAAGCAGCGAGTGGCCATTGCTGGGGTTTTGGCCATGCGCCCAAAGTACCTCGTTCTTGATGAGGCTACGGCAATGCTTGATCCCGAGGGCAGGCAGGAGCTGCTTGAGCTTTTGCAGGAGCTCCGACAAGAAGTGGGTATCCTCCATATTACCCACAACGTGGAGGAGGCTTTGCTCGCGGATCGGGTGCTCGTTATCGACGAAGGGAGAATAGTTGCCGAGGGACATCCTCGTGAAGTGTTCCTCGTGGGGAAAGATATCGAGCGATGGGGTCTTGAGCTTCCCCAGATTGTGGATGTGGCGCTTCTTCTGTGGAAGGATTACCCCGACCTTTTCAAGGCACTCCCCCTCTCTCCAGACGAACTGGTGGATGCCCTGTGCTCATACTCGTAG